Proteins found in one Aethina tumida isolate Nest 87 chromosome 1, icAetTumi1.1, whole genome shotgun sequence genomic segment:
- the LOC109598073 gene encoding rab11 family-interacting protein 2 isoform X4 gives MWMPTHVNVTVIRGADLLTKGKNNTNDCFVTIGLGKTKYQTSVKKNASPSVEWREECELPIPDQGNTAELVLTAYHHSFVDEFLGRVKIPLNSLEIYERPKNKWYTLESKNKPGKETKHKERGRLEVKIGFIVKSGSLTDLSKKEKHKSSIGQLSAVAQSVGGSLLSLGSVEKRKGIKKFAKSIGSKMVRGKKKDGDFDDGGSSIGSVGSLKIRSNTSFDKFKSKQTMDDADPGVVSEDDDFNFDDLSHKSSASSLSQNLNGTTTSLDNVSDSRKVSSPPAKPPRQEPKAQDEWESKLFGNKSKTLLKPGSSESLNRRSWDSSKLSSQIEEEDPADLLEVSNAEDSISAKVNKTPEPVKKDEKEGMFSKFKHFRKGGENEMPVAPINNRISNELLQKFEGKTREDLILSLCDTQLELDKQKKKLKDLEDYLDDLLLRVMETQPKILQNPYVTCKIAHSKFSNIFQ, from the exons ATGTGGATGCCTACTCATGTAAACGTAACTG ttATTAGAGGCGCAGATCTATTGACCAAAGGCAAAAACAACACAAATGACTGCTTCGTTACTATTGGGCTTGGGAAAACTAAATATCAAACATCAGTTAAAAAGAATGCATCACCTTCAGTGGAATGGAGAGAGGAATGTGAACT acCAATACCTGATCAGGGAAATACAGCCGAGTTAGTACTGACGGCTTATCACCACAGCTTTGTTGATGAATTTCTTGGCCGTGTCAAAATCCCTCTGAACAGTCTAGAAATATATGAAAGACCCAAGAACAAATGGTACACACTCGAATCAAAAAACAAACCAG gaaaAGAAACTAAACACAAAGAAAGAGGAAGATTGGAAGTAAAAATAGGTTTCATTGTAAAATCCGGCAGTTTAACAGACCTgagtaaaaaagaaaagcaTAAATCATCAATTGGGCAACTGTCGGCGGTCGCCCAAAGTGTCGGAGGCAGTCTACTCAGCTTGGGCAGCGTAGAGAAACGCAAGGGCATAAAGAAATTCGCAAAATCAATCGGTTCGAAAATGGTTAGGGGAAAGAAAAAAGACGGCGACTTCGACGACGGCGGTTCCTCTATTGGAAGTGTCGGAAGTTTGAAAATCAGAAGCAACACCAGTTTCGACAAGTTCAAGAGCAAACAAACTATGGATGACGCGGATCCTGGTGTTGTGAGCGAAGACGACGATTTTAAT TTTGACGACCTCTCCCACAAAAGTTCGGCGAGTTCTCTGAGCCAAAACTTAAATGGAACCACTACATCACTTGACAACGTATCGGATTCGAGGAAAGTAAGTTCACCTCCGGCCAAACCTCCTCGCCAGGAGCCAAAAGCACAAGACGAGTGGGAGTCCAAGCTGTTTGGAAACAAAagcaaaa CACTGCTGAAACCCGGAAGCAGCGAGTCTTTAAACAGAAGGTCTTGGGACTCATCCAAACTATCATCACAAATTGAAGAGGAGGATCCTGCTGATTTGCTTGAGGTGTCCAACGCCGAAGACAGTATTAGtgcaaaagttaataaaacacCTGAGCCAGTCAAGAAGGACGAAAAAGAAGGCATGTTTTCCAAATTTAAGCATTTCAGAAAAG GAGGAGAGAATGAAATGCCTGTAGCACCAATTAACAACAGAATCTCAAATGAGTTGCTACAGAAGTTTGAAGGAAAAACCAGAGAG gattTGATTTTGTCGCTGTGCGACACCCAACTAGAACttgacaaacaaaaaaagaagTTGAAAGATTTGGAGGATTATTTGGATGACCTTCTATTGAGGGTGATGGAGACCCAACCGAAAATTTTGCAAAACCCGTACGTTACCTGCAAAATTGcacattcaaaattttc TAATATTTTCCAGTAG
- the LOC109598073 gene encoding rab11 family-interacting protein 2 isoform X2 — protein MWMPTHVNVTVIRGADLLTKGKNNTNDCFVTIGLGKTKYQTSVKKNASPSVEWREECELPIPDQGNTAELVLTAYHHSFVDEFLGRVKIPLNSLEIYERPKNKWYTLESKNKPGKETKHKERGRLEVKIGFIVKSGSLTDLSKKEKHKSSIGQLSAVAQSVGGSLLSLGSVEKRKGIKKFAKSIGSKMVRGKKKDGDFDDGGSSIGSVGSLKIRSNTSFDKFKSKQTMDDADPGVVSEDDDFNFDDLSHKSSASSLSQNLNGTTTSLDNVSDSRKVSSPPAKPPRQEPKAQDEWESKLFGNKSKTLLKPGSSESLNRRSWDSSKLSSQIEEEDPADLLEVSNAEDSISAKVNKTPEPVKKDEKEGMFSKFKHFRKEKNELDTKLEKRQNAHERIVIGGENEMPVAPINNRISNELLQKFEGKTREDLILSLCDTQLELDKQKKKLKDLEDYLDDLLLRVMETQPKILQNPYVTCKIAHSKFSS, from the exons ATGTGGATGCCTACTCATGTAAACGTAACTG ttATTAGAGGCGCAGATCTATTGACCAAAGGCAAAAACAACACAAATGACTGCTTCGTTACTATTGGGCTTGGGAAAACTAAATATCAAACATCAGTTAAAAAGAATGCATCACCTTCAGTGGAATGGAGAGAGGAATGTGAACT acCAATACCTGATCAGGGAAATACAGCCGAGTTAGTACTGACGGCTTATCACCACAGCTTTGTTGATGAATTTCTTGGCCGTGTCAAAATCCCTCTGAACAGTCTAGAAATATATGAAAGACCCAAGAACAAATGGTACACACTCGAATCAAAAAACAAACCAG gaaaAGAAACTAAACACAAAGAAAGAGGAAGATTGGAAGTAAAAATAGGTTTCATTGTAAAATCCGGCAGTTTAACAGACCTgagtaaaaaagaaaagcaTAAATCATCAATTGGGCAACTGTCGGCGGTCGCCCAAAGTGTCGGAGGCAGTCTACTCAGCTTGGGCAGCGTAGAGAAACGCAAGGGCATAAAGAAATTCGCAAAATCAATCGGTTCGAAAATGGTTAGGGGAAAGAAAAAAGACGGCGACTTCGACGACGGCGGTTCCTCTATTGGAAGTGTCGGAAGTTTGAAAATCAGAAGCAACACCAGTTTCGACAAGTTCAAGAGCAAACAAACTATGGATGACGCGGATCCTGGTGTTGTGAGCGAAGACGACGATTTTAAT TTTGACGACCTCTCCCACAAAAGTTCGGCGAGTTCTCTGAGCCAAAACTTAAATGGAACCACTACATCACTTGACAACGTATCGGATTCGAGGAAAGTAAGTTCACCTCCGGCCAAACCTCCTCGCCAGGAGCCAAAAGCACAAGACGAGTGGGAGTCCAAGCTGTTTGGAAACAAAagcaaaa CACTGCTGAAACCCGGAAGCAGCGAGTCTTTAAACAGAAGGTCTTGGGACTCATCCAAACTATCATCACAAATTGAAGAGGAGGATCCTGCTGATTTGCTTGAGGTGTCCAACGCCGAAGACAGTATTAGtgcaaaagttaataaaacacCTGAGCCAGTCAAGAAGGACGAAAAAGAAGGCATGTTTTCCAAATTTAAGCATTTCAGAAAAG agaaaaatgagTTAGATACGAAACTTGAGAAGCGTCAAAATGCTCATGAACGTATTGTTATAGGAGGAGAGAATGAAATGCCTGTAGCACCAATTAACAACAGAATCTCAAATGAGTTGCTACAGAAGTTTGAAGGAAAAACCAGAGAG gattTGATTTTGTCGCTGTGCGACACCCAACTAGAACttgacaaacaaaaaaagaagTTGAAAGATTTGGAGGATTATTTGGATGACCTTCTATTGAGGGTGATGGAGACCCAACCGAAAATTTTGCAAAACCCGTACGTTACCTGCAAAATTGcacattcaaaattttc TAGTTGA
- the LOC109598073 gene encoding rab11 family-interacting protein 2 isoform X3 yields the protein MWMPTHVNVTVIRGADLLTKGKNNTNDCFVTIGLGKTKYQTSVKKNASPSVEWREECELPIPDQGNTAELVLTAYHHSFVDEFLGRVKIPLNSLEIYERPKNKWYTLESKNKPGKETKHKERGRLEVKIGFIVKSGSLTDLSKKEKHKSSIGQLSAVAQSVGGSLLSLGSVEKRKGIKKFAKSIGSKMVRGKKKDGDFDDGGSSIGSVGSLKIRSNTSFDKFKSKQTMDDADPGVVSEDDDFNFDDLSHKSSASSLSQNLNGTTTSLDNVSDSRKVSSPPAKPPRQEPKAQDEWESKLFGNKSKTLLKPGSSESLNRRSWDSSKLSSQIEEEDPADLLEVSNAEDSISAKVNKTPEPVKKDEKEGMFSKFKHFRKEKNELDTKLEKRQNAHERIVIGGENEMPVAPINNRISNELLQKFEGKTREDLILSLCDTQLELDKQKKKLKDLEDYLDDLLLRVMETQPKILQNPYVTCKIAHSKFS from the exons ATGTGGATGCCTACTCATGTAAACGTAACTG ttATTAGAGGCGCAGATCTATTGACCAAAGGCAAAAACAACACAAATGACTGCTTCGTTACTATTGGGCTTGGGAAAACTAAATATCAAACATCAGTTAAAAAGAATGCATCACCTTCAGTGGAATGGAGAGAGGAATGTGAACT acCAATACCTGATCAGGGAAATACAGCCGAGTTAGTACTGACGGCTTATCACCACAGCTTTGTTGATGAATTTCTTGGCCGTGTCAAAATCCCTCTGAACAGTCTAGAAATATATGAAAGACCCAAGAACAAATGGTACACACTCGAATCAAAAAACAAACCAG gaaaAGAAACTAAACACAAAGAAAGAGGAAGATTGGAAGTAAAAATAGGTTTCATTGTAAAATCCGGCAGTTTAACAGACCTgagtaaaaaagaaaagcaTAAATCATCAATTGGGCAACTGTCGGCGGTCGCCCAAAGTGTCGGAGGCAGTCTACTCAGCTTGGGCAGCGTAGAGAAACGCAAGGGCATAAAGAAATTCGCAAAATCAATCGGTTCGAAAATGGTTAGGGGAAAGAAAAAAGACGGCGACTTCGACGACGGCGGTTCCTCTATTGGAAGTGTCGGAAGTTTGAAAATCAGAAGCAACACCAGTTTCGACAAGTTCAAGAGCAAACAAACTATGGATGACGCGGATCCTGGTGTTGTGAGCGAAGACGACGATTTTAAT TTTGACGACCTCTCCCACAAAAGTTCGGCGAGTTCTCTGAGCCAAAACTTAAATGGAACCACTACATCACTTGACAACGTATCGGATTCGAGGAAAGTAAGTTCACCTCCGGCCAAACCTCCTCGCCAGGAGCCAAAAGCACAAGACGAGTGGGAGTCCAAGCTGTTTGGAAACAAAagcaaaa CACTGCTGAAACCCGGAAGCAGCGAGTCTTTAAACAGAAGGTCTTGGGACTCATCCAAACTATCATCACAAATTGAAGAGGAGGATCCTGCTGATTTGCTTGAGGTGTCCAACGCCGAAGACAGTATTAGtgcaaaagttaataaaacacCTGAGCCAGTCAAGAAGGACGAAAAAGAAGGCATGTTTTCCAAATTTAAGCATTTCAGAAAAG agaaaaatgagTTAGATACGAAACTTGAGAAGCGTCAAAATGCTCATGAACGTATTGTTATAGGAGGAGAGAATGAAATGCCTGTAGCACCAATTAACAACAGAATCTCAAATGAGTTGCTACAGAAGTTTGAAGGAAAAACCAGAGAG gattTGATTTTGTCGCTGTGCGACACCCAACTAGAACttgacaaacaaaaaaagaagTTGAAAGATTTGGAGGATTATTTGGATGACCTTCTATTGAGGGTGATGGAGACCCAACCGAAAATTTTGCAAAACCCGTACGTTACCTGCAAAATTGcacattcaaaattttc TTGA
- the LOC109598073 gene encoding rab11 family-interacting protein 2 isoform X1 — MWMPTHVNVTVIRGADLLTKGKNNTNDCFVTIGLGKTKYQTSVKKNASPSVEWREECELPIPDQGNTAELVLTAYHHSFVDEFLGRVKIPLNSLEIYERPKNKWYTLESKNKPGKETKHKERGRLEVKIGFIVKSGSLTDLSKKEKHKSSIGQLSAVAQSVGGSLLSLGSVEKRKGIKKFAKSIGSKMVRGKKKDGDFDDGGSSIGSVGSLKIRSNTSFDKFKSKQTMDDADPGVVSEDDDFNFDDLSHKSSASSLSQNLNGTTTSLDNVSDSRKVSSPPAKPPRQEPKAQDEWESKLFGNKSKTLLKPGSSESLNRRSWDSSKLSSQIEEEDPADLLEVSNAEDSISAKVNKTPEPVKKDEKEGMFSKFKHFRKEKNELDTKLEKRQNAHERIVIGGENEMPVAPINNRISNELLQKFEGKTREDLILSLCDTQLELDKQKKKLKDLEDYLDDLLLRVMETQPKILQNPYVTCKIAHSKFSNIFQ; from the exons ATGTGGATGCCTACTCATGTAAACGTAACTG ttATTAGAGGCGCAGATCTATTGACCAAAGGCAAAAACAACACAAATGACTGCTTCGTTACTATTGGGCTTGGGAAAACTAAATATCAAACATCAGTTAAAAAGAATGCATCACCTTCAGTGGAATGGAGAGAGGAATGTGAACT acCAATACCTGATCAGGGAAATACAGCCGAGTTAGTACTGACGGCTTATCACCACAGCTTTGTTGATGAATTTCTTGGCCGTGTCAAAATCCCTCTGAACAGTCTAGAAATATATGAAAGACCCAAGAACAAATGGTACACACTCGAATCAAAAAACAAACCAG gaaaAGAAACTAAACACAAAGAAAGAGGAAGATTGGAAGTAAAAATAGGTTTCATTGTAAAATCCGGCAGTTTAACAGACCTgagtaaaaaagaaaagcaTAAATCATCAATTGGGCAACTGTCGGCGGTCGCCCAAAGTGTCGGAGGCAGTCTACTCAGCTTGGGCAGCGTAGAGAAACGCAAGGGCATAAAGAAATTCGCAAAATCAATCGGTTCGAAAATGGTTAGGGGAAAGAAAAAAGACGGCGACTTCGACGACGGCGGTTCCTCTATTGGAAGTGTCGGAAGTTTGAAAATCAGAAGCAACACCAGTTTCGACAAGTTCAAGAGCAAACAAACTATGGATGACGCGGATCCTGGTGTTGTGAGCGAAGACGACGATTTTAAT TTTGACGACCTCTCCCACAAAAGTTCGGCGAGTTCTCTGAGCCAAAACTTAAATGGAACCACTACATCACTTGACAACGTATCGGATTCGAGGAAAGTAAGTTCACCTCCGGCCAAACCTCCTCGCCAGGAGCCAAAAGCACAAGACGAGTGGGAGTCCAAGCTGTTTGGAAACAAAagcaaaa CACTGCTGAAACCCGGAAGCAGCGAGTCTTTAAACAGAAGGTCTTGGGACTCATCCAAACTATCATCACAAATTGAAGAGGAGGATCCTGCTGATTTGCTTGAGGTGTCCAACGCCGAAGACAGTATTAGtgcaaaagttaataaaacacCTGAGCCAGTCAAGAAGGACGAAAAAGAAGGCATGTTTTCCAAATTTAAGCATTTCAGAAAAG agaaaaatgagTTAGATACGAAACTTGAGAAGCGTCAAAATGCTCATGAACGTATTGTTATAGGAGGAGAGAATGAAATGCCTGTAGCACCAATTAACAACAGAATCTCAAATGAGTTGCTACAGAAGTTTGAAGGAAAAACCAGAGAG gattTGATTTTGTCGCTGTGCGACACCCAACTAGAACttgacaaacaaaaaaagaagTTGAAAGATTTGGAGGATTATTTGGATGACCTTCTATTGAGGGTGATGGAGACCCAACCGAAAATTTTGCAAAACCCGTACGTTACCTGCAAAATTGcacattcaaaattttc TAATATTTTCCAGTAG